In Schizosaccharomyces osmophilus chromosome 2, complete sequence, the following proteins share a genomic window:
- the cmc4 gene encoding mitochondrial intermembrane space protein: MDASCQKEACNLQNCIQRNQYNQSKCEEYINSLLKCCNLWYSQNGSESKESPNSCPQYSILLRQMKDRQLL, from the coding sequence ATGGATGCATCTTGTCAAAAGGAAGCCTgcaatttacaaaattgcATACAAAGAAATCAGTATAATCAAAGCAAGTGTGAAGAATACATCAACTCTTTATTGAAATGCTGCAACTTGTGGTATTCACAAAATGGAAGTGAAAGTAAAGAATCACCTAACTCTTGCCCTCAATACTCCATACTGTTACGCCAGATGAAGGATCGACAGCTTCTATGA
- a CDS encoding TPR repeat protein, TTC27-like protein — MAPIADKAVLFGSHLQSLDSFNDVLEDTLNIPKFLCQYWNSDAFSKDISKEEFGDTAVQLLEYFIQTNYTGPFLPIDPVQWLPATLRNHEKLHASVLEALTEEGERPYHLTPKLLFILLAQTLFEFAQSSNPIHIWHRIRLDFIHQQLLRSHVSVLFNRITEYVQLLNDYIQTQDQDTQGRFAMELGLIQSYYDRDTAALQLLKDSGNIMGFNFELTGAPGRRTKFQTFDTSQLVVLAKSRDRTSGTKPSEQSKSQPKTFNLDDDTLLERVSFKEDSMSLAAQENVNPLLATEDPNHPSQLHPLDASLLLAFCHIIKNNNPDDGLTREEMSPYAERVLVHPINWSVYTMGLLVRARLEGFKSRTVERSVLQMQALFDQLNDQLSSGASADGADQQNTTGSFLPKPKEEGENASLQERLAYFYSLRMPSRWQLEAELAERFVSVGATRSALEIFERLQMWDRVVVCQCSLDRRDLAVQVIERQLSIDPKEHLLRTMLGDIQNEPKHYIEAWELSGEHYAPAQRSLGRYYFKQGEMMKAMNAFYKSLRINPLSHPTWFTYGCAALGVKNYDAAMEAFTRCLSISPEDGESWNNLASAMLKANSHSKKEAWHTIQQGLKYMYDSWRVWENYMLISVDVNQWTEVIRALRRIIEIKSKAAGEKAVDVECLDLVVSHVMQTCDDDSAGIAKMLNELIRIIIPLITNDTRLWKTIARYSLWKRKYAESLDATIKSYRILISSPNITTDEATWNKTVEDALELVEAYENLGEKPGRMGGVVAKDWKFKSRSVLRSLLGTGKDSWSETESYQKIVDTLKELR, encoded by the coding sequence ATGGCACCTATCGCCGATAAAGCAGTTTTATTTGGGTCCCATTTGCAATCTCTTGATAGTTTCAACGATGTTTTAGAGGACACACTCAATATTCCCAAATTTTTGTGCCAGTACTGGAATTCAGATGCATTTAGCAAAGATATTTCGAAAGAAGAGTTTGGTGACACAGCCGTACAACTCTTGgaatattttattcaaacaaattacACTGGCCCTTTCCTTCCTATTGATCCAGTTCAGTGGCTTCCTGCAACTCTCCGTAACCACGAGAAACTCCATGCATCTGTCTTGGAAGCTTTAACTGAAGAAGGGGAACGTCCTTATCATCTGACACCCAAACTTTTATTCATATTGCTTGCACAAACTTTGTTTGAATTTGCTCAAAGTTCCAACCCTATTCATATCTGGCACCGTATTCGTTTGGACTTTATTCACCAACAGCTACTCAGAAGTCATGTTTCAGTTCTCTTTAATCGAATCACGGAATATGTGCAATTATTGAATGACTATATTCAAACACAAGACCAAGATACACAAGGTCGTTTTGCAATGGAGCTTGGATTGATTCAATCCTATTACGATCGGGATACTGCTGCGTTGCAATTATTGAAAGATTCTGGCAATATTATGGGCTTCAATTTTGAACTTACCGGTGCCCCGGGCAGAAGAACTAAATTTCAAACATTTGACACCTCGCAATTAGTTGTTTTGGCAAAATCTCGCGATCGTACTTCAGGAACAAAGCCTTCTGAACAATCCAAGTCACAACCTAAAACATTTAATTTGGATGATGACACCTTGTTGGAGAGAGTAAGTTTTAAGGAGGATTCAATGAGTTTGGCGGCTCAAGAGAACGTGAACCCTTTACTGGCAACGGAAGACCCAAATCATCCGTCGCAATTGCATCCTTTAGATGCTTCTCTTTTACTAGCTTTTTGCCACATTATTAAGAACAACAATCCCGATGATGGTTTAACACGCGAGGAAATGTCTCCGTACGCTGAGCGAGTGTTAGTCCACCCAATTAACTGGTCAGTTTATACCATGGGCCTCTTAGTCCGTGCTCGACTTGAAGGATTTAAAAGTAGAACTGTTGAAAGAAGTGTTTTACAGATGCAAGCTTTGTTTGATCAGCTTAATGATCAACTTAGCTCTGGCGCTTCTGCTGATGGTGCAGACCAACAAAACACTACTGGATCATTTTtaccaaaaccaaaagaagaaggtgAAAATGCTTCTTTGCAAGAACGTTTAGCTTATTTCTATAGTCTACGTATGCCTTCTCGTTGGCAATTGGAAGCTGAACTTGCTGAACGCTTTGTTTCTGTGGGTGCTACTAGGTCTGCAttggaaatttttgaaCGCTTACAGATGTGGGACCGTGTTGTCGTTTGTCAATGCTCACTTGATCGTAGAGATTTAGCTGTACAAGTTATCGAGAGACAGTTAAGTATTGACCCGAAAGAACATTTATTGCGTACTATGCTCGGAgatattcaaaatgaaCCTAAGCATTATATAGAAGCCTGGGAACTTTCCGGCGAACACTACGCTCCTGCTCAGCGGTCGTTGGGACGCTATTATTTTAAACAAGGTGAGATGATGAAAGCTATGAATGCTTTCTACAAATCTCTTCGTATCAATCCTTTGTCGCATCCTACTTGGTTTACCTATGGATGTGCTGCTTTAGGTGTGAAGAATTATGATGCTGCAATGGAAGCTTTTACACGTTGTCTATCAATTAGTCCAGAAGATGGAGAAAGCTGGAATAATTTAGCAAGCGCAATGTTGAAGGCAAACAGCCATTCCAAGAAAGAAGCCTGGCATACTATACAACAGGGTCTGAAGTACATGTATGACAGCTGGCGCGTTTGGGAAAATTATATGTTAATTTCTGTCGATGTGAATCAGTGGACAGAAGTTATCCGCGCCCTTCGCCGAATTAtagaaattaaaagtaaaGCTGCAGGTGAGAAAGCTGTTGATGTTGAGTGCTTGGATCTAGTTGTTAGTCATGTGATGCAAACTTGTGATGATGATTCAGCCGGTATCGCGAAGATGTTGAACGAATTAATTAGAATCATTATTCCTCTAATTACGAATGACACTCGACTTTGGAAGACTATAGCTCGTTATAGCCTTTGGAAGAGAAAGTATGCAGAGTCCTTGGATGCTACTATCAAGTCTTATAGAATTTTGATATCCAGTCCAAATATCACAACGGATGAAGCTACTTGGAACAAAACGGTAGAAGATGCATTAGAGCTGGTAGAGGCATATGAGAATCTCGGCGAAAAACCTGGAAGAATGGGTGGTGTAGTCGCAAAGGATTGGAAATTTAAATCTCGAAGCGTTTTACGTTCTTTACTGGGCACAGGCAAAGATTCATGGTCTGAAACAGAATCGTATCAGAAGATCGTAGACACTCTCAAAGAACTTAGGTAA
- the nup37 gene encoding nucleoporin, WD repeat Nup37, producing the protein MASSSNSLELTLENRPSTATWCPASSSCSNLLAIGHDTGITVYKATELANGDLSTKDLVKLYTIHIGLPVLQLAFSGNCICSENELEVKPHQDTKMEELSENSKPNEYTLCFACACQDNTVRLIVARNDSIITQHVLGGKSGHHSFVNAIDIVDVYSADNKLAEQVIASVGDDNTLIIWRLTDNGPVLAGYPLSSPGTSVEFHPVNPNHLLVGEKSGNIRVFDWTNPPNNTDGTMDQDVSDHLTSTTPWLYTLNVSLVVHSYRNATLASTLANAHWVGSGGTSILVVCKSGAWLRWDLFAKAQGNYDMEEDEGYPQPRTLLPDHQGASLFPTICGACPHPRYLDYFLTASSQCPGTIQLINVAEKGSNSNPLQLDGLIVDMDWHKSGKYVAVITDSSLYITKVMG; encoded by the exons ATGGCCTCTTCATCAAACTCTTTAGA gTTGACTTTGGAAAACCGTCCATCTACTGCAACTTGGTGTCCTGCTTCTTCCAGTTGTTCCAACCTGCTAGCTATAG GACATGATACTGGTATAACGGTTTATAAGGCCACGGAATTAGCAAATGGGGATCTCTCGACGAAAGATCTGGTCAAACTTTATACTATACATATAGGCTTGCCTGTTCTTCAATTGGCATTTTCCGGCAATTGCATATgttcagaaaatgaattagaAGTAAAGCCGCACCAGGATACTAAGATGGAAGAGCTATCGGAAAACAGTAAACCAAACGAGTACACTTTATGTTTTGCATGTGCATGCCAGGATAACACAGTTCGCTTGATAGTTGCTCGTAATGACTCGATAATAACACAACATGTTTTGGGAGGAAAATCTGGGCATCACAGCTTCGTAAATGCCATTGACATCGTCGATGTATATTCTGCAGACAATAAACTTGCAGAGCAAGTGATTGCATCGGTTGGTGATGACAACACTTTAATTATCTGGAGACTTACAGACAATGGCCCTGTTCTGGCCGGATACcctctttcttctcctGGTACTAGCGTTGAATTTCACCCGGTGAATCCTAATCATTTGCTCGTTGGTGAAAAATCTGGAAATATACGAGTTTTTGATTGGACGAACCCTCCTAATAACACTGACGGAACAATGGACCAAGATGTTTCAGATCACCTCACATCAACTACACCATGGCTATATACTTTAAATGTCTCACTAGTTGTCCATAGCTATAGAAATGCTACACTAGCGTCAACTTTAGCAAACGCCCATTGGGTCGGTTCCGGTGGCACGAGTATCTTAGTTGTATGTAAAAGTGGTGCTTGGCTACGCTGGGATTTGTTTGCCAAAGCACAAGGAAATTATGACATGGAAGAGGATGAAGGATATCCCCAACCCCGAACACTTCTACCTGATCACCAAGGTGCTTCTCTGTTTCCAACAATTTGCGGAGCTTGTCCTCATCCACGATACCTGGACTACTTTTTGACTGCCAGTTCTCAATGCCCAGGAACGATTCAGCTAATTAACGTTGCAGAGAAAGGCTCAAATTCGAATCCTTTACAGTTAGATGGCTTAATCGTGGATATGGATTGGCATAAAAGTGGTAAGTATGTCGCCGTGATTACAGACTCCTCTCTATATATTACAAAAGTAATGGGTTAA
- the grx1 gene encoding glutaredoxin Grx1, whose product MSVEQFVDTTIANNDVVVFAKTYCPYCHATEKVIADEKIKAKVIQLDILDNGDEIQAYLLKKTGQRTVPSVFVHQKHIGGNSDFQTLYKKGGLSDLSGTA is encoded by the exons ATGTCTGTTGAACAATTT GTTGATACTACCATCGCTAACAACGACGTCGTCGTCTTTGCCAAGACCTACTG TCCTTACTGCCATGCCACCGAAAAGGTGATCGCTGATGAGAAGATCAAGGCTAAAGTTATTCAATTAGATATTTTGG ATAATGGCGATGAGATTCAAG CGTaccttttgaagaagactGGCCAACGTACTGTTCCCAGCGTCTTTGTCCACCAAAAGCACATTGGTGGTAACTCTGATTTTCAAACCTTGTACAAGAAGGGCGGTCTTTCTGACCTTTCTGGAACCGCTTAA
- the wsp1 gene encoding WASp-like protein: MPQISSITQEDKSTIRKYIPKSTNKILAAGIAKLYVAYPDPNRWSYTGLCGAAVLCYDTTLKCCWLKLVDIVGNGGVLWDQELYENFEYFQDRTFFYSFEIDQCFAALSFSDESEGSKFYRKVIEKGCHPESIENSVLSFLTRKGSKRFSGTRQTSNSYTAPSYPTKETGPVKGNSPNLDLDPSLIDSLVQMGISKDQIMQNADFVNSYLHSNVPEPSHSSASPSAPAIPPSLPPSLPSHNESPFSTPSVPNHVPNGTESTSSHLPPPPPPPPASTAKKSSIPPPPPPKSNSSVLAANKKRAPPPPPSRRNRVKSPLSSAGSAGGTSMHLPPPPPPPPRTSTARITPPSPSQAPPIPARSVPTFAPPEHTPTTKTQSSPTLPVTSPPPLPTGASPPPPPPPAPAPMPAVSSPAPPPPPPVPPALSMSGDSVASPPVERADLMASIRASGGLDMLKSKKSTASPSVSSTRGSNPPPETPSSNNLMDALASALNHRKTKVSQSDEEDQDDDEWD; encoded by the exons ATGCCTCAAATATCTTCAATAACACAAGAGGATAAATCCACTATCCGAAAATATATCCCGAAAAGCACGAACAAGATCCTTGCGGCTGGCATTGCAAAGTTATATGTCGCATATCCCGACCCAAACCGATGGTCGTATACAGGACTTTGCGGAGCAGCTGTCTTATGCTATGATACAACGCTGAAGTGTTGTTGGTTAAAGCTTGTTGACATAGTG GGAAATGGGGGTGTTCTGTGGGATCAAGAATTGtatgaaaactttgaatATTTCCAAGATCGCACATTCttctattcttttgaaattgatcAATGTTTTGCAGCGCTCAGTTTCTCTGACGAAAGCGAAGGATCCAAGTTTTATCGCAAAGTGATTGAAAAAGGTTGCCATCCGGAATCCATAGAAAATTCCGTTCTCTCGTTTCTCACGCGCAAGGGATCCAAACGCTTCTCTGGAACTAGACAAACCTCAAATTCTTACACCGCACCTTCGTACCctacaaaagaaacaggTCCTGTAAAAGGCAATTCGCCAAATTTAGACCTTGACCCCAGCCTTATTGATTCTCTTGTACAGATGGGCATTTCGAAAGACCAAATTATGCAAAATGCCGATTTTGTCAATTCTTATCTGCATAGTAATGTTCCTGAACCTTCCCACTCGTCAGCTTCACCTTCTGCACCTGCCATTCCTCCTTCTCTCCCCCCTTCTTTACCTAGTCATAACGAATCGCCTTTCTCAACTCCTTCTGTACCCAATCACGTTCCTAATGGGACAGAATCTACTTCTTCTCATTTACCTCCCCCTCCACCCCCGCCGCCAGCATCGACAGCGAAGAAGTCATCTATTCCTCCACCACCTCCTCCTAAATCCAATTCATCTGTACTCGCTGCAAACAAGAAGAGAGCACCTCCTCCACCTCCTTCCCGTAGAAACAGGGTCAAATCACCATTATCAAGTGCCGGGTCCGCAGGTGGTACTTCAATGCATCTTCCTCCACCTCCACCACCTCCTCCAAGGACTTCTACAGCTCGGATCACGCCTCCTTCTCCCTCCCAAGCTCCTCCGATACCTGCCCGCTCTGTTCCAACTTTTGCTCCTCCTGAACACACTCCTACGACCAAAACGCAATCTTCTCCAACATTGCCTGTTACATCGCCTCCTCCATTACCGACTGGTGCTTCACCACCGCCACCACCTCCTCCGGCCCCGGCTCCCATGCCAGCAGTATCTTCTCCTGCTccaccaccaccaccaccagTACCTCCCGCACTATCTATGAGTGGTGATTCAGTAGCTTCACCTCCAGTTGAAAGAGCTGACTTGATGGCGAGTATCCGTGCTAGCGGCGGTCTTGATATGTtgaaaagtaaa AAATCTACTGCCTCTCCTAGCGTTAGTTCTACACGCGGCTCCAATCCTCCACCGGAAACTCCTTCTAGTAACAATTTAATGGATGCACTTGCTAGTGCATTGAATCACCGTAAAACGAAGGTGTCCCAAAGTG atgaagaagatcaAGACGATGATGAATGGGATTAA
- a CDS encoding SPAC4F10.17-like, conserved protein — MAFRATRFAWSWTATAPRNTTIRQYIKETLEQSPEKLEKLKKMLGKKGEEVSQEAEKASEKPAEELKKEAAENVKETAQDVKNTNYEEKAKSATKKLKEEFEERSSDVLGDARRDGMIKEKGKKGIKKE, encoded by the coding sequence ATGGCATTTCGAGCAACAAGATTCGCATGGTCTTGGACTGCAACGGCACCTAGAAATACAACGATCCGTCAATATATCAAGGAAACGTTAGAGCAAAGTCCTGAAAAGcttgaaaaattgaaaaaaatgttgGGCAAGAAGGGTGAAGAAGTCTCGcaagaagcagaaaaagcaagtgaAAAGCCCGCCgaagaattaaagaaggaagctGCAGAAAACGTTAAGGAGACAGCTCAGGATGTAAAAAACACAAActatgaagaaaaggccAAGAGCGCTacgaaaaaattgaaagaagagtttgaagaaagaagctCAGATGTCTTAGGCGATGCTCGACGAGATGGAatgataaaagaaaagggcaaaaagggaattaaaaaggaataa
- a CDS encoding plasma membrane phospholipid-translocating ATPase complex, ATPase subunit — protein sequence MTDSKGNSTIHRSRSLVDQDFPITGSQSNPSSSQAISESYSEKSDFVEASKGSSHDSAFPVEDESATSVSHLSNRKRSGSNDRPPNSRLASCANTKETSISGQLNLPDEAPSRRIYVNHTPDEHVNLSKQTFPSNKIRTSMYTPLNFVPKNLYNQFRNVANVFFLFLILLQLIPAFAARHSALPFIPLSIILLSTGIKDGFEDYRRSILDKKFNHTITFKLVGWRNVNCSMEHIGIWRRIKKLVSHTVRYNIKSFKNASQFPPYAPSVLYSERNSRDSYSSNFSLMSAREGIEALGMGNASLFQNFSVVTKGPPQSSEAHFEPVYRKKIQVGDIVRVRANEAIPADLLILSTENKEGVCYVETKNLDGETNLKDKYSLHSTKECRSELECSSASFWIHSEEPHSDLYNLIGVLKAQVPDNISQTTENTSAIKQEPFNMSNIALCGCTLRNSKWIIGLALYTGPETRIQMNRGVTPSKRSRITRELNWTIALNFVLLFLMCIISGLLRMVFSARQNSAKVYEFYELSKATASVPVQGIVSIFTCLILFQNLVPISLYITIDIVRTMQSFFIYSDIEMYDEKLDYPCSPKSWNISDDLGQIEYVFSDKTGTLTQNVMYFKRTTINGKVYGEAYTDATRGFDRAVGRSNAKQRLNEIEEDRDEMIKLSKYGSPETSTFVSSTLVRELQSPTEQSTYCRKFFTVLALCHSVVTDGHGDSLVYNSQSPDEEALVKAACNLGFILKSTKNKRYIVEILGKRERFQVLDIIPFTSARRRMSIIIQDKDKQIYLYCKGADSVILNRLAENNSNELIEKTAQDLSLFAAEGFRTLCIAERKLEKNEYLEWKVKFNEASLALHDRNEKIDQVSNLVEKELSLLGGTAIEDKLQDGVPETIDLLSRAGIKLWVLTGDKVETATNIGYSCNLLESGMSIIHINSSFSEPEQIKDYILKNLSTHFGLEGSEEEFKIMMQNHDPPSTKYAVVIDGSVLSMVLESEFAYQFVMLCKNCRTVLCCRVSPSQKAAVVSLVKRSLDVTTLAIGDGANDVSMIQQADIGVGIAGLEGQAAAMASDYAVGQFRFLSRLLLVHGRWNYKRTSQLISNFFYKNVIWTFTLFWYQLFNEFDGNYIFDYTYVMLFNLLFTSVPVIVSGCFDKDVDAEASLKYPHLYKSGILRQEWSKRRFWLSVLDGIYQSMVCFGVALFVFYAGNFVSPTGHQTESIEDIGLFISSPAIFVINTYILINQESLDLVSVGTWLFSLIVFWFWTGVYSESLDSNAFHKSTFRVGRTLAFWVVNLLTIVVSLFPRLSTILAQKLFFPREVDMLKWKIKREEGLHMEDQASTVEVSTAPPSLSTSVRDDSPNVSYGRSRFSLSLPSSHSVASTKRPQTIA from the exons ATGACTGACTCTAAGGGAAACTCTACTATTCATCGCTCACGTAGTTTAGTTGATCAAGATTTCCCTATAACAGGTTCCCAGTCAAATCCTTCATCTTCCCAAGCTATTTCTGAATCATATTCAGAAAAATCAGATTTTGTTGAAGCTTCTAAAGGAAGCTCTCATGATTCTGCTTTTCCAGTTGAAGATGAATCTGCAACTTCTGTTTCTCATCTTTCAAATAGGAAAAGGTCGGGCTCAAATGATCGCCCCCCGAATTCCCGCCTTGCATCCTGTGCGAATACCAAGGAGACTTCGATCTCTGGACAGCTTAATTTACCAGATGAAGCGCCATCTCGTCGTATTTACGTGAATCATACGCCTGATGAGCATGTAAATCTTTCAAAGCAGACGTTTCCTAGCAACAAAATACGGACAAGCATGTACACTCCTTTGAATTTTGTTCCAAAGAATCTTTACAATCAGTTCAGAAATGTTGCAAacgttttttttctatttctcaTTCTCCTCCAG TTAATTCCTGCATTTGCTGCAAGACATTCTGCTTTACCCTTCATTCCGTTATCTATAATTCTCTTGAGTACAGGCATCAAAGATGGTTTCGAGGACTACAGAAGGTCTATTCTCgacaaaaaattcaacCATACTATCACGTTTAAGCTAGTTGGATGGAGAAATGTTAATTGCTCAATGGAGCATATCGGGATTTGGAGACgcattaaaaaattggtttCGCACACTGTTCGCTACAATATaaaatcattcaaaaacGCTTCCCAGTTTCCACCTTATGCCCCTTCAGTATTGTATTCTGAAAGAAACAGCCGCGATTCTTATTCGTCTAATTTCTCTCTCATGAGCGCCCGAGAGGGCATCGAGGCTTTAGGCATGGGAAACGCATCactctttcaaaatttttccGTAGTCACCAAAGGACCTCCTCAATCTTCCGAAGCTCATTTTGAACCCGTCtatcgaaagaaaattcaagTGGGTGATATCGTTCGTGTTCGTGCCAATGAAGCAATTCCTGCCGACCTTTTGATACTATCAAcggaaaacaaagaaggTGTTTGCTATGTCGAGACAAAAAATCTCGATGGGGAAACAAATCTTAAGGACAAGTATTCTCTTCATTCCACTAAAGAATGCCGATCCGAGCTAGAGTGCTCCTCTGCGTCTTTCTGGATTCATTCCGAAGAACCACATTCAGACTTGTATAACTTGATTGGCGTCTTAAAAGCTCAAGTTCCCGATAACATAAGTCAAACTACAGAAAATACTTCTGCTATAAAACAAGAACCTTTTAACATGTCCAATATAGCTCTTTGCGGTTGTACCCTTCGAAACTCGAAGTGGATTATAGGCCTAGCTTTATATACAGGCCCTGAAACACGGATTCAAATGAATCGAGGTGTTACTCCTTCAAAACGAAGCCGGATTACAAGGGAACTCAATTGGACT ATCgctttaaattttgtacttctttttctgatGTGTATCATCTCTGGTCTTTTAAGGATGGTATTTTCAGCTCGCCAAAATTCTGCAAAGGTTTACGAGTTTTATGAATTATCAAAAGCGACCGCTTCGGTACCTGTTCAGGGTATTGTAAGCATTTTCACCTGCTTGatcctttttcaaaacttggTGCCCATCTCGTTATACATCACAATCGACATAGTTCGTACGATGcaatccttttttatttacagtGATATTGAAATGTACGACGAAAAGCTTGATTATCCTTGCTCACCGAAGTCTTGGAACATTTCAGATGATCTGGGCCAAATTGAGTATGTCTTTTCTGACAAAACTGGAACCCTGACTCAAAACGTTATGTATTTTAAACGGACTACTATAAACGGTAAAGTGTATGGAGAAGCTTATACTGATGCCACACGCGGTTTTGATAGAGCTGTTGGTCGTAGTAATGCCAAACAACGGCTAAATGAGATTGAAGAGGATAGAGATGAAATGATTAAGTTGAGCAAATACGGAAGCCCGGAGACTTCTACCTTTGTCTCAAGTACGCTTGTTAGGGAATTACAGTCGCCAACTGAGCAGTCAACATACTGCAGAAAGTTTTTTACCGTATTGGCTCTCTGTCACTCTGTTGTTACAGACGGACATGGTGACTCTTTGGTATATAATTCTCAATCCCCAGACGAAGAAGCATTAGTAAAAGCTGCTTGCAATCTTGGGTTTATACTTAAAAGTACGAAAAACAAGCGTTATATTGTTGAAATACTTGGAAAGCGCGAGCGATTCCAAGTTTTAGATATCATTCCATTCACATCAGCAAGGAGACGCATGAGTATTATTATCCAGGACAAAGATAAGCAAATATATCTATATTGCAAAGGAGCAGATAGTGTGATACTAAACAGGTTGGCAGAAAATAATTCAAACGAATTAATCGAGAAAACAGCGCAGGATCTCTCCCTCTTTGCTGCAGAAGGATTTCGGACGCTGTGTATtgctgaaagaaaattggaGAAGAACGAATACCTGGAGTGGAAAGTTAAATTTAATGAGGCTAGTTTAGCCTTACATGAtcgaaatgaaaaaatcgATCAAGTCTCAAATTTggttgaaaaggaattatCTTTACTGGGAGGAACTGCAATTGAAGACAAACTTCAAGACGGCGTGCCTGAAACGATAGATTTGCTTTCAAGAGCAGGAATTAAGTTATGGGTATTGACTGGTGACAAAGTCGAAACCGCTACTAACATTGGGTATTCTTGCAACCTGTTGGAAAGCGGCATGTCAATTATCCATATAAATTCCAGTTTTTCTGAACCAGAACAGATCAAGGATTACATCCTGAAGAATTTATCTACGCACTTTGGGTTGGAAGGAAGCGAAGAGGAGTTCAAAATCATGATGCAGAATCATGACCCTCCTTCAACTAAGTATGCCGTTGTTATAGACGGAAGCGTTTTGAGCATGGTGCTTGAGAGTGAGTTTGCTTATCAATTTGTGATGTTGTGCAAGAATTGTAGGACTGTTTTATGCTGTAGGGTCAGCCCTTCACAAAAAGCAGCTGTCGTATCTTTAGTTAAACGATCGCTAGATGTCACCACACTTGCTATTGGTGATGGTGCCAACGATGTGTCGATGATTCAGCAAGCAGATATCGGAGTAGGAATAGCTGGTCTCGAGGGTCAAGCAGCAGCAATGGCTTCAGACTATGCTGTGGGCCAATTTCGATTTTTATCTCGCTTACTTTTGGTACACGGGCGCTGGAATTACAAAAGGACTTCCCAGTTgatttcaaactttttttataagaATGTCATATGgacttttactttattttGGTATCAACTCTTCAATGAGTTCGATGGTAATTATATCTTCGATTATACTTACGTGATGTTATTCAACTTGCTTTTCACTTCTGTTCCCGTTATTGTAAGTGGTTGCTTTGATAAAGACGTGGATGCTGAAGCGTCTCTCAAGTATCCTCACTTATACAAGTCGGGTATTTTGCGACAAGAATGGAGTAAAAGGAGATTTTG GCTGTCCGTTTTGGATGGGATTTATCAATCAATGGTCTGCTTCGGTGTGGccctttttgttttttatgcTGGCAATTTTGTAAGTCCTACTGGCCATCAGACCGAGTCAATTGAAGACATTGGCTTGTTCATATCGTCACCAGCGATATTTGTCATCAACACGTATATCCTCATAAATCAAGAGAGCTTAGATCTTGTTTCTGTGGGTACATGGTTGTTCAGTTTAATCgtattttggttttggacTGGAGTTTATTCGGAAAGCTTGGATTCGAATGCGTTTCATAAATCAACTTTTCGAGTGGGTAGAACATTGGCGTTCTGGGTAGTGAATTTACTAACAATTGTGGTATCTTTATTTCCTCGTTTGTCCACTATTTTAGCACAAaagttattttttcctAGGGAGGTTGACATGctgaaatggaaaattaaaagagaagaaggtCTACACATGGAAGATCAGGCTTCTACGGTCGAAGTTTCAACAGCACCGCCTTCTTTATCTACTTCTGTAAGAGATGATTCTCCAAATGTTTCTTACGGACGTTCCAGATTTTCACTATCCCTACCATCTTCGCATTCTGTAGCTTCTACGAAGCGTCCACAAACGATAGCTTAA
- the hit1 gene encoding zf-HIT family C/D snoRNP assembly protein Hit1, giving the protein MNKQGCVVCVEGSAKYKCPKCSAPYCSLACYKQHQQQCSATSNNNRDTLEEEKKQQGIVPPKPSPNVLFVNGKYPTIAEEALPTKSQISQAVDDPNVHEMLQSNPEIMASMKRLVELHKTETGPVPLRTLDAIQQNRLHNPDFEQLASYILDKYYHQEENLG; this is encoded by the exons ATGAATAAGCAAGGTTGTGTCGTTTGCGTGGAAGGTTCTGCAAAGTACAAATGCCCAAAATGCTCTGCTCCTTA TTGTTCACTTGCTTGCTATAAGCAACATCAGCAACAATGTTCAGCTACTTCCAACAACAATCGCGATACCcttgaagaggaaaagaaacaacaaGGCATTGTTCCTCCAAAGCCATCTCCTAATGTTCTATTTGTGAATGGCAAGTATCCCACCATCGCGGAAGAAGCTCTTCCAACCAAATCCCAAATCAGCCAAGCTGTAGACGATCCCAACGTACATGAAATGCTTCAATCGAATCCAGAAATAATGGCCTCGATGAAGAGACTTGTTGAACTTCacaaaacagaaacagGTCCTGTCCCTTTACGGACATTGGACGCTATCCAACAAAACCGACTTCATAATCCAGACTTTGAACAACTTGCTTCTTATATTCTCGACAAATACTACCATCAGGAAGAAAATCTTGGCTAG